In Paractinoplanes brasiliensis, the following proteins share a genomic window:
- a CDS encoding GH92 family glycosyl hydrolase, with the protein MRTRTRTPQRVFPWLAALLLTAGLGTAVTPTAAMARPPAVSPALAAAAPGDFVTGFESGDPAPTWQNSVESSAGVGGYCCGLTAMESAPRNETAHTGTAALMYSGNDTSTTTSYSYNRIYDVDIPVTAATTLSYWLYPQSGGHLDVAVDLVLTDGTRLRDSGALDQNGVRLHPAYQGSGSVLGFDRWNFVSSSIGQWVAGRTIDRILIGYDQPGNTGTFRGYLDDLAITADVPAPRLSDLVDTRRGSNSDVGYSRGNTFPGTTVPNGFNFWTPITNGNSDGWLYQYNSPTVQGFGVSHEPSPWIGDYGQLQIMPMTGSVKTTPDARRSTFSHSNEVAKAHYYKTRLDTYGITAEMSPADHAGVMRFQYPAASESVIVFDTIDKVGGSISVNASARTITGHLDHKGPRLYFSATVDKAIAATGNVSGQGVTSWIRFATSAGEQVTLKLATSYISVAQATANLSQELGAKSFDTVREEAAALWDSTLGKVRLEGASTDRLVTFYSNLYRAYMYPNNMSEMVGGVRKYFSPYDNQVHDGQMYVNNGFWDTARAVWPLYTLLSPTRTGEMLDGFVNAYKNGGWTPRWSGPGYIDIMVGTNQDLAFADAYVKGVRNFDYRAAYASMVKNAAVYSSSGSRGRKGIEVSTFKRYVPTDVRGESASWTLEDANNNFGIAQLGRALGFPEDAAYFENRALDYANLYSASTGFFRGRTSSGAWRTADSAFRPNEWGYEFTEGAPWHYATPAPQDPQGMANLYGGRAQLSAKIDSVFAASRDYLPGSYGGVIHEMREAYDTGMGQYAHPNEPIHHMLYMYNYAGTPSKTQTRVRDVLTRLYGSGAGNGGGYLGDEDNGQMSAWYVFSALGFYPARMGSTDYTIGAPLHPSATIALENGSTFTVSAPGVSDTNRYIQSATLNGVPYTKNYLTHADLLAGGTLSFTMGPSPSSWGSGAGDIPPSLTTGSAAPRPLADRATGGTVTADGENAPNETAAKLVDDTSLTKWLTFAGAATLEYRLPTAATVKQYTLTSADDVPGRDPRSWTLQASNDGATWTTLDTRTDLAFADRRQTRAFVIPNTTAYTRYRLQITANQGAPATQLAEWELLG; encoded by the coding sequence ATGCGTACACGCACCCGGACCCCTCAGCGGGTCTTCCCCTGGCTCGCCGCCTTGCTGCTGACCGCCGGCCTCGGCACGGCAGTCACCCCCACCGCCGCCATGGCTCGCCCTCCCGCAGTGTCACCGGCCCTGGCGGCCGCCGCGCCCGGTGACTTCGTGACCGGCTTCGAGTCCGGCGACCCCGCGCCCACGTGGCAGAACAGCGTCGAGAGCAGCGCCGGCGTCGGCGGTTACTGCTGTGGTCTGACCGCCATGGAGAGCGCCCCGCGCAACGAGACCGCGCACACGGGCACGGCCGCCCTCATGTATTCGGGCAACGACACGAGCACCACGACGTCGTACTCGTACAACCGGATCTACGACGTGGACATCCCCGTGACCGCCGCGACCACGCTGTCGTACTGGCTCTACCCCCAGTCCGGCGGCCACCTCGACGTCGCCGTGGACCTGGTCCTCACCGACGGCACCCGGCTGCGCGACTCCGGCGCGCTCGATCAGAACGGGGTACGGCTGCACCCCGCGTACCAGGGAAGCGGTTCTGTGCTCGGCTTCGACCGCTGGAACTTCGTGAGCTCGTCGATCGGGCAGTGGGTCGCGGGCCGCACGATCGACCGGATCCTCATCGGCTACGACCAGCCGGGCAACACCGGCACGTTCCGCGGTTACCTCGACGACCTCGCCATCACCGCAGACGTTCCCGCGCCCCGGCTGTCCGATCTGGTCGACACGCGCCGTGGCTCGAATTCCGACGTCGGCTACTCGCGCGGCAACACGTTCCCGGGAACGACAGTGCCGAACGGCTTCAATTTCTGGACGCCCATCACGAACGGCAACAGCGACGGCTGGCTCTACCAGTACAACTCGCCGACCGTGCAGGGATTCGGCGTCAGTCACGAGCCCAGCCCGTGGATCGGCGACTACGGCCAGCTGCAGATCATGCCCATGACCGGCTCGGTGAAGACGACCCCGGACGCGCGCAGGTCCACGTTCAGCCACAGCAACGAGGTCGCCAAGGCCCATTACTACAAGACCCGGCTCGACACGTACGGGATCACCGCCGAGATGAGCCCGGCCGACCACGCCGGCGTGATGCGTTTCCAATACCCCGCGGCGTCCGAGTCGGTCATCGTGTTCGACACCATCGACAAGGTCGGCGGCTCGATCAGCGTCAATGCGAGCGCCCGTACGATCACCGGCCACCTCGACCACAAGGGCCCGCGCCTGTACTTCTCGGCCACCGTCGACAAGGCGATCGCCGCGACCGGAAACGTGAGCGGGCAGGGCGTGACGAGCTGGATCCGGTTCGCCACCTCGGCCGGCGAGCAGGTGACGCTGAAACTGGCCACTTCGTACATCAGCGTCGCGCAGGCCACCGCCAATCTGTCGCAGGAGCTCGGGGCGAAAAGCTTCGACACCGTACGGGAGGAGGCCGCGGCCCTGTGGGACAGCACGCTCGGCAAGGTGCGTCTTGAAGGCGCCTCGACCGACCGGCTGGTGACCTTCTACTCGAACCTGTATCGCGCGTACATGTACCCGAACAACATGTCCGAGATGGTGGGCGGGGTCCGGAAATACTTCAGCCCGTACGACAACCAGGTGCACGACGGGCAGATGTACGTGAACAACGGCTTCTGGGACACCGCGCGGGCGGTCTGGCCGCTCTACACGTTGCTCTCCCCCACCCGTACGGGCGAAATGCTCGACGGTTTCGTCAACGCCTACAAGAACGGGGGCTGGACGCCACGCTGGTCGGGTCCCGGATACATCGACATCATGGTCGGCACCAACCAGGACCTGGCGTTCGCCGACGCCTACGTGAAGGGCGTGCGCAACTTCGACTACCGGGCCGCGTACGCGTCAATGGTGAAGAACGCGGCTGTGTACTCGTCGTCGGGTTCGCGCGGGCGCAAGGGAATCGAGGTGTCCACGTTCAAGCGGTACGTGCCCACCGACGTACGGGGGGAATCGGCTTCCTGGACGCTGGAGGACGCCAACAACAACTTCGGGATCGCGCAACTGGGACGGGCTCTGGGATTCCCCGAGGATGCCGCCTACTTCGAGAACCGGGCGCTGGACTACGCGAACCTGTATTCGGCGTCGACCGGGTTCTTCCGCGGCAGGACGTCGTCGGGCGCCTGGCGTACGGCTGATTCCGCTTTCCGTCCGAACGAATGGGGCTACGAGTTCACCGAGGGCGCGCCGTGGCATTACGCGACACCCGCGCCGCAGGACCCGCAGGGCATGGCCAACCTGTACGGCGGGCGGGCGCAACTGTCGGCGAAAATCGACTCGGTGTTCGCCGCCTCCCGCGATTACCTGCCCGGCTCGTACGGCGGTGTCATCCACGAGATGCGCGAGGCCTACGACACCGGCATGGGCCAGTACGCGCATCCCAACGAGCCGATCCACCACATGCTCTACATGTACAACTACGCGGGCACGCCGTCCAAGACCCAGACCCGCGTACGGGATGTCCTGACCCGCCTCTACGGTTCGGGCGCGGGCAACGGCGGCGGTTATCTCGGCGACGAGGACAACGGGCAGATGTCGGCCTGGTACGTGTTCAGCGCGCTCGGTTTCTACCCCGCCCGCATGGGCAGCACCGACTACACGATCGGCGCTCCCCTGCACCCGTCGGCCACCATTGCGCTGGAGAACGGAAGCACGTTCACCGTTTCCGCGCCGGGCGTCAGCGACACGAACCGTTACATCCAAAGCGCCACGCTCAACGGGGTCCCGTACACGAAGAACTATCTGACCCACGCCGATCTGCTGGCCGGTGGCACGCTCAGTTTCACCATGGGCCCGTCGCCGTCCTCGTGGGGTTCAGGCGCCGGCGACATCCCGCCCTCGCTGACCACCGGGAGCGCCGCCCCGCGCCCGCTCGCCGACAGGGCCACCGGCGGCACGGTGACGGCCGACGGCGAGAACGCTCCCAACGAGACCGCCGCCAAGCTTGTGGACGACACGTCGCTGACGAAGTGGCTCACGTTCGCCGGCGCAGCCACCCTCGAATACCGCCTGCCCACCGCCGCAACCGTCAAGCAGTACACCCTGACCTCGGCCGACGACGTTCCCGGCCGCGACCCCCGCAGCTGGACCTTGCAGGCCTCCAACGACGGCGCCACCTGGACGACGCTGGACACCCGCACCGACCTGGCCTTCGCCGACCGCCGCCAGACGCGAGCGTTCGTCATCCCCAACACGACGGCGTACACCCGCTACCGCCTGCAGATAACCGCCAATCAGGGCGCTCCCGCGACCCAGCTGGCCGAGTGGGAGCTGCTCGGCTGA
- a CDS encoding ThuA domain-containing protein, with translation MGIAPAGLAAAAEPAQPGATATDPAQPAGTAKLAAAAAATNEPGILIFSGAAAAQQDPVTRATQAIKELATAQGLKATSTTDPAVFSATGLAPYRAVVFLSADGVALTGVQETALKGFVNAGGGFLGVGDAARAQLDSTWFTGLIGARPAGAIPVAHPVAAVTASGENPPSETAVKLIDGDSNTKWLVRTPTGWVRYELAAPTRITAYALTSANDFVGRDPKDWKLQGSADGQNWTDVDGRAGQTFPDRFQTRRFDVATPGEYKFYRLNITANSGEPLTQLADLRLFTGTTETPAPPAVARSVVDILDRQHPATAGLPLTVTREDRWNNWDPNPIGQVHTLAQVEERHYNPGLGANGPFHPISWCRDYDGGRSFYTGMGHTEGSYGEEAFRKHLSGALGWTTGIVRGDCQATIASNYKVERLTAPNQTGQLDQIGEPHGLTIAPDGTVFYVGKAACPTGPVVPWTDPKVGLGCGTIHSYDPATKQVKLLTTLPVMGNRGSGDELVKNEEGLLGIVPDPNFAQNNHLYVYWMPHASIDREKRIGQRTVSRFTYDKAAQTIDQGTRKDVLSWPVQIHSCCHAGGGMAFDDDGNLYVGSGDSNSSQGSDGYSGNNWTADYQGLSFQDARRTSGNTNDLNGKIIRIHPEPDGTYTIPPGNLFPPGTAKTRPEIYVMGVRNIARLQIDPKKQWLTAGWVGPDAGSPNPELGPAKYETATIITEAGNHGWPYCMGNRQPYRDRSNTDAKVLTGWYDCDNPKNESPRNTGLVDLPPIKDNMIWYSPDGGGPVFPKREGSDIPTYRAADATYTQPYLRGGGQAIMSGPTYHRDLVDPASKVAWPAYWNDKWLIGDQSNAANRVAVTVDQPGKPPAFGESLRAIIPAGGGANQLQSWMDAKFGPDGALYMLDYAGGFFSLHANQKLIRITYTGGAPTPAPAATSVAVQNKPLTVAFNGSRSGGLSHKWTFGDGGTSTEANPVHTYAKVGVYTATLAITYAGGRTETVSTSVTVGCVVADPVPTVRLDDVDTQVPNRAVGQGCTIDDLIDDESTWSTHDGFVRHVNAVAASAKAAGKLNDREAGTLTRLAASSRIGTAGHTGYVSIYNGTPESLQDWAQAPTGQFTIQPDGSLRPSGGLGMLYYTKPFKDFSLTLQFRDIAPGDGRGNSGIFTRFPDPRIPLDQRPEGSCSTVGSARTSQAWVAIYCGHELQIYDGESGEPQKTGSIYNFDPNPLSAARPTPKNVWNTYEIKVVGQHYTLIRNGVVIKEFDNTPGKQSSRAGDPPTDLRQFAEGLIGLQNHGDADLVEFRDIRVRAL, from the coding sequence TTGGGGATTGCTCCGGCGGGTCTTGCGGCCGCCGCCGAGCCGGCCCAGCCCGGCGCGACGGCCACCGACCCCGCTCAACCAGCCGGCACGGCCAAGCTGGCAGCAGCGGCAGCCGCCACCAACGAGCCCGGCATCCTCATCTTCTCCGGCGCGGCGGCCGCCCAGCAGGACCCGGTCACCAGGGCGACCCAGGCCATCAAGGAGCTCGCCACCGCACAGGGCCTCAAGGCCACCTCCACCACCGACCCCGCCGTCTTCAGTGCGACCGGCCTCGCCCCGTACCGGGCTGTGGTCTTCCTTTCCGCAGACGGCGTGGCACTCACCGGCGTACAGGAAACCGCTCTGAAAGGCTTTGTCAACGCGGGCGGCGGGTTCCTCGGCGTCGGCGACGCGGCGCGGGCCCAGCTCGACTCGACGTGGTTCACCGGGCTGATCGGCGCTCGCCCGGCCGGCGCGATCCCCGTCGCGCACCCGGTCGCGGCGGTCACTGCCAGCGGCGAGAACCCGCCGAGCGAGACAGCGGTCAAGCTGATCGACGGCGACTCCAACACCAAGTGGCTGGTCCGCACGCCGACCGGCTGGGTGCGGTACGAGCTGGCGGCGCCGACGCGCATCACCGCGTACGCGCTGACCTCGGCCAACGACTTCGTGGGACGCGACCCGAAGGACTGGAAGCTGCAGGGTTCGGCCGACGGGCAGAACTGGACCGACGTGGACGGGCGCGCAGGGCAGACGTTCCCGGACCGTTTCCAGACCCGCCGGTTCGACGTCGCGACCCCGGGCGAGTACAAGTTCTACCGCCTGAACATCACGGCCAACAGCGGTGAGCCGCTGACCCAGCTCGCCGATCTGCGGCTGTTCACCGGGACGACCGAGACCCCGGCCCCGCCCGCGGTGGCCCGCTCGGTGGTCGACATCCTGGACCGGCAGCACCCCGCCACCGCCGGCCTGCCGCTGACGGTGACCCGCGAGGACCGCTGGAACAACTGGGACCCGAACCCGATCGGGCAGGTGCACACCCTGGCCCAGGTCGAGGAGCGGCACTACAACCCGGGGCTGGGCGCCAACGGCCCGTTCCACCCGATCTCGTGGTGCCGTGACTACGACGGCGGCCGGTCCTTCTACACCGGCATGGGGCACACCGAGGGCTCGTACGGCGAAGAGGCGTTCCGCAAGCACCTGAGCGGCGCGCTGGGCTGGACCACCGGCATCGTCCGCGGCGACTGCCAGGCCACCATCGCCTCGAACTACAAGGTCGAGCGGCTCACCGCGCCCAACCAGACCGGCCAGCTGGACCAGATCGGCGAGCCGCACGGGCTGACCATCGCCCCCGACGGCACCGTCTTCTACGTCGGCAAGGCGGCCTGCCCGACCGGGCCCGTGGTTCCCTGGACCGACCCGAAGGTGGGCCTCGGCTGCGGCACCATCCACTCCTACGACCCGGCCACCAAGCAGGTGAAGCTGCTGACCACGCTGCCGGTGATGGGCAACCGGGGCAGCGGCGACGAGCTCGTGAAGAACGAGGAGGGCCTGCTCGGCATCGTCCCCGACCCGAACTTCGCCCAGAACAATCACCTGTACGTGTACTGGATGCCGCACGCCTCGATCGACCGTGAGAAGCGCATCGGTCAGCGGACCGTTTCCCGCTTCACGTACGACAAGGCGGCGCAGACGATCGACCAGGGCACCCGCAAGGACGTGCTGAGCTGGCCGGTGCAGATCCACAGCTGCTGCCACGCGGGCGGTGGCATGGCGTTCGACGACGACGGCAACCTGTACGTGGGTTCCGGTGACAGCAACTCGTCGCAGGGCTCGGACGGCTACTCCGGCAACAACTGGACGGCCGACTACCAGGGCCTGTCGTTCCAGGACGCCCGCCGTACGTCCGGCAACACCAACGACCTCAATGGCAAGATCATCCGGATTCACCCGGAGCCGGACGGCACGTACACAATCCCGCCGGGCAACCTGTTCCCGCCGGGCACCGCCAAGACCCGCCCCGAGATCTACGTGATGGGCGTGCGCAACATCGCCCGGCTGCAGATCGACCCCAAGAAGCAGTGGCTCACCGCGGGCTGGGTCGGCCCCGACGCGGGCTCGCCGAACCCGGAGCTCGGCCCGGCCAAGTACGAGACCGCCACGATCATCACCGAGGCGGGCAACCACGGCTGGCCGTACTGCATGGGCAACCGGCAGCCGTACCGGGACCGCAGCAACACCGACGCCAAGGTGCTGACCGGCTGGTACGACTGCGACAACCCGAAGAACGAGTCGCCGCGCAACACCGGCCTGGTCGACCTGCCGCCGATCAAGGACAACATGATCTGGTACTCGCCGGACGGCGGCGGCCCGGTCTTCCCGAAACGCGAGGGCAGCGACATCCCGACCTACAGGGCCGCGGACGCCACGTACACCCAGCCCTACCTGCGCGGCGGCGGGCAGGCCATCATGTCCGGCCCGACCTACCACCGCGACCTGGTCGACCCGGCGTCGAAGGTGGCGTGGCCGGCGTACTGGAACGACAAGTGGCTCATCGGCGACCAGTCGAACGCGGCCAACCGGGTCGCCGTCACGGTCGACCAGCCGGGCAAGCCGCCGGCGTTCGGCGAGTCGCTGCGGGCCATCATCCCGGCCGGGGGCGGCGCCAACCAGCTGCAGTCGTGGATGGACGCCAAGTTCGGCCCGGACGGCGCGCTCTACATGCTCGACTACGCGGGCGGCTTCTTCAGCCTGCACGCCAACCAGAAACTGATCCGCATCACGTACACCGGTGGCGCGCCCACCCCCGCGCCGGCCGCGACCTCGGTGGCGGTGCAGAACAAGCCGCTCACCGTGGCGTTCAACGGCTCCCGCTCGGGCGGTCTGTCGCACAAGTGGACGTTCGGCGACGGCGGCACCTCGACCGAGGCCAACCCCGTCCACACGTACGCCAAGGTCGGGGTCTACACGGCGACGCTGGCCATCACGTACGCGGGTGGCCGCACCGAGACCGTGTCCACGTCGGTGACCGTGGGTTGCGTCGTGGCAGACCCCGTTCCCACCGTACGGCTCGACGACGTCGACACGCAGGTGCCGAACCGTGCCGTGGGGCAGGGCTGCACGATCGACGACCTCATCGACGACGAGAGCACCTGGTCGACGCACGACGGCTTCGTCCGGCACGTGAACGCGGTCGCCGCCTCGGCCAAGGCCGCCGGCAAGCTCAACGACCGGGAAGCCGGCACCCTGACCCGCCTCGCCGCCTCCTCCAGGATCGGCACCGCGGGACACACCGGGTACGTCTCGATCTACAACGGCACGCCGGAGTCGCTGCAGGACTGGGCGCAGGCGCCGACCGGGCAGTTCACGATCCAGCCGGACGGGTCGCTGCGGCCCAGCGGCGGGCTCGGGATGCTCTACTACACCAAGCCGTTCAAGGACTTCTCGCTGACACTGCAGTTCCGCGACATCGCACCCGGCGACGGCCGCGGCAACAGCGGAATCTTCACCCGGTTCCCCGACCCGCGCATCCCGCTCGACCAGCGGCCCGAGGGCAGCTGCAGCACAGTGGGCTCGGCGCGCACGTCGCAGGCCTGGGTGGCCATCTACTGCGGCCACGAGCTGCAGATCTACGACGGCGAGAGCGGTGAGCCGCAGAAGACCGGCTCGATCTACAACTTCGACCCCAACCCGCTGTCGGCGGCGCGGCCCACACCGAAGAACGTCTGGAACACGTACGAGATCAAGGTGGTCGGGCAGCACTACACGCTGATCCGCAACGGGGTGGTGATCAAGGAGTTCGACAACACGCCGGGCAAGCAGTCCTCGCGTGCCGGCGACCCGCCGACCGACCTGCGGCAGTTCGCCGAGGGCCTGATCGGGTTGCAGAACCACGGCGACGCCGACCTGGTCGAGTTCCGCGACATCCGGGTGCGTGCCCTGTGA
- a CDS encoding multicopper oxidase domain-containing protein → MTAETPERLRRRSLLAAAGVLGLTGGAVTVATTTRSQPASAAEGVTKRITIYAVALPGNQFGYGLTPETASIPGPVLEMYEGDTLEITLVNTTNQRLSIHPHGVDYSTESDGAPFNNSFNAPGETRKYVWRSHEMTAAAGRRFTPGSAGYWHYHDHAMGTDHGTAGLIKGLYGALVVRRRGDILPDKQFTVVFNDMQINNKAAPNTPMFEANLGQRVEWIAIGHGNFFHTFHLHAHRWADNRTGYLEGPSDPSPVVDNKDLNPGNSFGFQVVAGEAVGPGAWMYHCHVQSHSDTGMAGIFLVRNADGTMPPGAQEAIDRFNGHQHTAAAAASAAAGSRAAGEGKTSLPAAPESQAGGADRTQTHVHGGTGS, encoded by the coding sequence GTGACCGCCGAGACGCCGGAGCGGCTGCGGCGGCGCTCGCTCTTGGCCGCGGCCGGAGTTCTCGGGCTCACCGGTGGCGCGGTCACGGTGGCGACGACGACGCGCAGCCAACCGGCCAGCGCCGCGGAAGGCGTCACCAAGCGGATCACCATCTATGCGGTCGCGCTGCCCGGCAACCAGTTCGGGTACGGACTGACGCCGGAGACCGCGAGCATCCCCGGCCCGGTTCTCGAGATGTACGAGGGGGACACGCTCGAGATCACGCTGGTCAACACGACCAACCAGCGGCTCTCCATCCACCCGCACGGCGTCGACTACAGCACCGAGTCGGACGGGGCGCCGTTCAACAACTCGTTCAACGCGCCCGGCGAGACCCGCAAGTACGTGTGGCGTTCACACGAGATGACCGCGGCCGCCGGGCGCCGGTTCACGCCGGGCAGCGCCGGTTACTGGCACTACCACGACCACGCGATGGGCACCGACCACGGCACCGCCGGGCTGATCAAGGGTCTGTACGGCGCGCTGGTCGTACGGCGGCGCGGCGACATCCTGCCCGACAAGCAGTTCACCGTCGTGTTCAACGACATGCAGATCAACAACAAGGCCGCCCCGAACACCCCGATGTTCGAGGCGAACCTGGGCCAGCGCGTGGAGTGGATCGCGATCGGGCACGGCAACTTCTTCCACACGTTCCACCTGCACGCGCATCGGTGGGCGGACAACCGTACGGGATATCTCGAGGGACCGTCCGACCCCAGCCCGGTCGTCGACAACAAGGACCTGAACCCGGGCAACTCGTTCGGGTTCCAGGTCGTGGCCGGTGAGGCCGTGGGCCCCGGGGCGTGGATGTACCACTGCCACGTCCAGTCGCACTCGGACACCGGCATGGCCGGCATCTTCCTCGTCCGCAACGCCGACGGCACCATGCCGCCGGGCGCGCAGGAGGCGATCGACCGGTTCAACGGCCACCAGCACACGGCGGCGGCCGCGGCGTCGGCAGCCGCCGGATCAAGGGCAGCCGGCGAAGGCAAGACGTCATTGCCCGCGGCCCCGGAGTCGCAGGCGGGTGGCGCCGACAGGACGCAAACGCACGTACACGGAGGGACTGGCTCATGA
- a CDS encoding antibiotic biosynthesis monooxygenase family protein — translation MIARMWRGWVATERAAEYVAYIDGTGMAEYRATPGNLDAEMWTRDLGDGRTEVVTVSWWQSLDAIRAFAGDDISRAVFYPSDDEFLLDRETTVTHFEVTGR, via the coding sequence ATGATCGCGCGGATGTGGCGGGGCTGGGTGGCGACCGAGCGGGCCGCCGAGTACGTGGCCTACATCGACGGCACCGGAATGGCCGAATACCGAGCCACCCCGGGCAACCTCGACGCCGAGATGTGGACGCGCGACCTCGGCGACGGCCGCACCGAGGTCGTCACGGTCAGCTGGTGGCAGTCCCTGGACGCGATCAGGGCCTTCGCCGGCGACGACATCAGCCGGGCCGTCTTCTACCCCTCCGACGACGAGTTCCTGCTCGACCGCGAGACCACGGTGACCCACTTCGAGGTGACAGGCCGCTGA
- a CDS encoding OmpL47-type beta-barrel domain-containing protein, which produces MGLCAALLLLVGGLASPARAAQTLTWTADDGITAYKSAPATASAGETTIVFENSAATGNTTGMPHTLTFDTSTEGYNHDVTLNILANPFDANNGRHQATVTLTPGRYRYFCSIPGHSTMVGELVVTDGPGDPDTAPPTVTASASGTQDAEGNYVGTATVTVTATDTGGSGVDKVEYALDSGSFQAYTAPVAVSAAGSHVVRYRATDKAGNASAEGSLSFTVVEPAPDEDTTPPVVNHTIAGDQDDDGNYVGTATATLTATDDDSGVDRVEYSLDGAAFTAYTAPVVVSAVGMHMLHYRATDKAGNTSAEKMAHFTVVPAEEPDTTPPAVAAEVDGEQNDNGAYVGRATVTVTATDTESGVARIQYALDSGAWLTYTGPVVVTGLGAHTVRARATDAAGNTSADRTVTFTVVGSGSDACEVPDPRPTVVIAGDDTGVPNSDTGDGCTINDLIDEYAAYPTHAAFVRHVETVTAALVAGGTLTKRQQGTIVRAAARSDIGS; this is translated from the coding sequence ATCGGGCTCTGCGCCGCGCTGCTGCTGCTCGTCGGCGGCCTGGCGTCACCGGCCCGGGCCGCGCAGACCCTCACCTGGACGGCTGACGACGGGATCACCGCGTACAAGTCGGCGCCCGCCACGGCGTCGGCCGGTGAGACCACCATCGTGTTCGAGAACAGCGCGGCCACCGGCAACACGACCGGGATGCCGCACACGCTGACCTTCGACACGTCGACCGAGGGCTACAACCACGACGTCACGCTGAACATCCTGGCCAACCCGTTCGACGCCAACAACGGACGGCACCAGGCCACGGTGACCCTGACCCCGGGACGGTACCGCTATTTCTGCTCGATCCCGGGGCACAGCACGATGGTCGGCGAGCTCGTGGTCACCGACGGGCCGGGCGACCCCGACACGGCGCCGCCCACGGTGACCGCGTCCGCGTCCGGCACCCAGGACGCCGAGGGCAACTACGTCGGCACGGCCACCGTCACGGTGACTGCCACCGACACCGGCGGCTCGGGCGTCGACAAGGTGGAGTACGCGCTGGACTCCGGCTCGTTCCAGGCCTACACCGCGCCCGTGGCGGTGTCGGCGGCCGGCTCGCACGTGGTCCGCTACCGGGCCACCGACAAGGCGGGCAACGCCTCGGCCGAGGGGTCGCTGTCGTTCACCGTCGTCGAGCCGGCGCCGGATGAGGACACCACACCGCCGGTGGTCAACCACACGATCGCCGGTGACCAGGACGACGACGGCAACTACGTCGGCACGGCCACGGCCACGCTGACCGCCACCGACGACGACTCCGGCGTGGACCGCGTCGAGTACTCGCTCGACGGGGCGGCCTTCACGGCCTACACGGCGCCGGTCGTCGTCTCGGCCGTGGGCATGCACATGCTGCACTACCGGGCCACCGACAAGGCCGGGAACACGTCGGCAGAGAAGATGGCCCACTTCACGGTCGTGCCCGCGGAGGAACCCGACACCACGCCGCCGGCCGTGGCGGCCGAGGTCGACGGCGAGCAGAACGACAACGGCGCGTACGTGGGAAGGGCCACCGTCACCGTGACGGCAACCGACACCGAGTCGGGCGTGGCGAGGATCCAGTACGCGCTCGACTCGGGCGCCTGGCTCACCTACACCGGGCCGGTCGTGGTGACCGGGCTCGGCGCGCACACCGTACGGGCTCGGGCGACCGACGCGGCGGGCAACACCTCGGCCGACAGGACGGTCACGTTCACCGTGGTCGGCTCGGGCTCGGACGCCTGCGAGGTGCCCGACCCCCGGCCCACCGTGGTCATCGCCGGCGACGACACGGGCGTGCCCAACAGCGACACCGGCGACGGCTGCACGATCAACGACCTGATCGACGAGTACGCCGCCTACCCCACCCACGCCGCGTTCGTGCGGCACGTCGAAACCGTCACCGCCGCGCTGGTCGCGGGCGGCACCCTCACCAAACGGCAGCAGGGCACGATCGTCCGCGCGGCCGCCCGTTCGGACATCGGCTCATGA